The nucleotide window GACGGCCAGGGAGGGACGCATATGCCCGTGAGCGGGAATGCAGAGAACAGCAATATGGCTGGACACGGCGACGCTTCTCCTCGTTGAGTACAGGGCCGCAGGGAACTCCGGCTGAGCACGGACAGGCCGGCGGGCCCTACCCGGATCCGGGTTTCCTTGCGAGCGTGCGGGGTCCTGAAATGCGGTGTCAACGAGGGCGCTGCATGACTAGTTGATTCATGGTGTGCGCAGCGGCCGCCCGGCGCTGGATGTCACCAAGGGGGCGGAGACACACCGAAGGGCGGAGGTATCAGCGGGTGTCCGACGCTCGCGGCGCCGGGACGGCACTGATTCCTCCGCCCTGCCTCGTTCCAGCCCGTCGCCGGGGCGGTGGATCAGGCTTCGGTCCAATTGTGCGCAGCGACCAGTTCCATGACGCGCTTGCGTACCTGAACGAGCTGTGCCGCGGTGAGCGAGGGAGCAGCTTCGAGCAGCGCCTCGGTCAGTTCGTTCCGGAATTCGGCGTGGGACAGGACATCGCACAACAGGTCCGCCTCGGACTCCGCGCTCCCCTGCCCTTCCGGACCGCCGGCCACCGGAGCCGGCCGCCGCACCGCGGCCGCGCGCACGGGCCCCAGCAGCTTTACGTCGCTGGCCTTGAGCCCGCGCTCCCCGACCTCCGTGGTGTACTCGACCCTGAGCCCACTGCCGAACAGGTGCTTGTCGTCCCGCAAGTCGTTGGCATGGACGAAGACGTCCTCGCCACCGGCGTCGGGGGCGATGAAGCCGTACCCGCGCACCTCGTCAAATCGCACCACTGTACCTGTAGCCACCACAGCGTTCCTCACCCTCTACACCCTCTGCCACTGCACATTGTCACCCTCAAGCACCCCACAGGAGCTCGGCACCCGGGCCCGGCACGGCAGGTGTGCGCCGTTCCGTCTCTTCCTCGGTCCCGTCCCCCCCGGTGCGGTCGTTCGCCGAGGTGTCACACGGCCCACGGGGGCGGATTCAGCACGGTCACCACGCTCGCCGTGCAGAGCCAACCGGGCGCCTGGGAAAACAACAGGACGTTATCACCCGTACCCACCTCGCCCGTACGGACCAGATGCTCCAGCGAAATGAAGACATCGGCCCCTCCCACGTGCCCGACCGACCTCCCGAAATCGAAGCTCGACCGCTCCATGGGGAGGCCGAGCGGCATCATCGTCCCCCACTCCAGCATCCGCCCGTCCATATTGATCATGACGACCTTGGCGAGGTCGGAGGCGTTGAGCTCGGCGTCCACCAGGGACTCGTGAATGACGTCCATGTTGAAGTGCGTGATCTTCTCCAGGGCCTCGGACAGCGGCATTTCGGTTTCATTGAAGTGCTGCGCCCGCTCGGGCATGCTCTGCGTTTCCTCGGGACTCCCGGGCTCCAACAGCGGCCCATTGCCGCGGTGCCACTTTTCCAGTGGGCTCAGGACGCCGGAACTCAGGGAACGCACCTGGGCGAACCCTTCGTCGGCGTTGAGCAGAACCGCCATGCCGCCGTCGGAGAAGAAGTGCGACTGACCGAAGCCGTCGTTCCAGCGGTCAGCTCCCGGCGCGGTGAAGTTCTCGCCCGAGGTCAGCAGTATCGCCTCGGCTTCCGCGGCACCCGTCATCTGTCCGATGGCCACCTCCAGGGACCCCAGCATGCCGTTGCACCCCTGCCGGAGGTACTGCGCCGTGGCCTTCCCGATGCCGAGCTCGCGCATGATGTAGCCCGGCGGGTAAGACCCCACGGGTCCCTGGTAGTTGACCGCACTGTGAATAAGTCCGTCGATGGCGTCGACATCCGTCTTCGAGCGCTCCAGGGCGGTCCGGGCGGCGCTGACCGCCATGTCCATCGCCGGGATGTCCCCCGCGGCGTAGGTGCCGGTGAGTCCGTTGGTCTTGGGAATCTCCGGGTCCAGGATGCCGTCGGCGACCGCCTGCTCCACGCTCAGCCATTCAGGAAGGAACACTCCCAGGGAGTCGATGTAGACGTCATCCACCTTCACGAACAATCTCCTCATTCCGTGTGGCGCCGAGGCCGGTCAGCATGCGAGCAGTTCTGTCTTGAGGTGCTGCGCCAGCGCTTGCGGGCTGGCGAAGTCGAACACCACCGCGGGGGGCAGGGCGAGTTGGGTGGCCTCGTTCAGTGCGTTGCGGACCGTCAGGGCCGTCAGCGAGTCGAAGCCGAGATCCCGGAACGCGTGGTCCGGTCCGATCTCCTCGGCAGCGGCCTGGCCCAGGCCGGCGGCCACGTGCCGGCGTACCAGTTCGAGGAGGGTCTCGTCCCGCTCGGCGTCGGTCATCGTGGCGAGGCGGTGGCGCAGCGCGGACGCCTCCGCCGGCTCGTCCTGCGCCACCGGCCGGGCCGGCCTTCGCACCAGTGCGCGCAGCAGGGGCGGGAGGCCGCCGGCCGCGGCCTGGGCGCGGATTTCGGCGCCGTCCAGCCGTGCCGCGACCACATGGCCCTCGTCCAGGCCGCGCACCGCATCGAACAGTTCCAGGCCCTCGGCCATGGGGAGGGGCTGCACCGGCAGCCGGGCGGAGCCGGGCGCCGGGACGTCCCGGCCGGCCCACAGGCCCCAGGCGATGGACAGGGCCGGGGCGCCCTGCGCCCGGCGGTGCCGAGCAAAAGCGTCCAGGAAGACGTTGGCCGCGGCGTAGTTGCCCTGGCCTGCGCCGCCCAGTACCCCCGCGATGGACGAGAACACCAGGAAGGCCGACAGGTCCAGGCCCTTGGTCGCCTCGTGCAGGACCAGCGCGGCGTCCACCTTGGGCCGCAGCACCGCCTCCAGCCGGCCGGGCGTCAGGGACAGCACGATCCCGTTGTCGGCGACGCCTGCCGCGTGCACCACGGCAGTGAGCGGTCGGTCGTCCGGCAGCGTTGCCAGCAGGAGGTCCACCGCACCGCGGTCGGCCACGTCGCACGCCGCGAGCGTCACCTGTGCGCCGAGCGCGGTCAGCTCGGCGCACAGTTCCGCGGCACCCGGGGCGTCAGGTCCACGGCGGCTGGTCAACAGCAGGTCGTGTACGCCGTGTTCGGTGATGAGGTGTCGGGCAAGGGCTGCGCCCAACAGGCCGGTGCCGCCCGTGAGGAGGACCGTGCCGCGCCGACCGGCGAACAGCGGCGCGCGCTCGGCCGGGGCGGCGCGCCGGACCAGCCGGGGCACACGTGAGGCGCCCTTGCGCAGCGCGAGTTGGGACTCGTCGGACCCGGCGACGGTGAGCAGGGTACGCCAGGCGGCCTTGCTCGCGTCGGTATCGACGAGGCGGAAGCGGCCGGGCGCCTCGGTCTGCGCCGAGGCGATCAGCCCCCACACGGCGGCCGCGGCGAGGTCCGGCGCGGTGGTCTCGTCCCAGGCGGCGACCGCGTCACGGGTGAGGACGAGCAGCGTGGCGGCGGTGAAGGCGGGAGTCCGCAGCCACTCCTGGGCCCAGGACAGTGCCTGCCGGGTCAGCCGGTGGACGGTGTCCGCGGTGTCGACACCGCCGGTCTCCGTGCTTGCGGTCACCACCACGACGTCCGGTACGGACGCGCCGCCGTCGATCTCCTTGGCCAGGGCCTCCAGCGTCGGGTACCGCTCGGCGTACTGTCCGGCCCGCATCAGTCCGGACCGCGCCCGGAGCGGGTCGTCGCCCACGACGGCCCACGAGGTGGGGACGTCCACCGCGACCGACGCGCTCGGCGCATCGGTCCACTCCACCCGGAACAGGCTGTCCTGCTGGGCCGCGCCCGCGCCCCGGAAGGCGTGGGGGGACACCGCTCGCGGTTCAAGGTGCTCGACGGTGAGCACCGGCCTGCCGGTCGCGTCGGCGGCAACGACAGTGCACTCCCCTGACGGCGCCCAGGTGATCCGTACGCGCAGGACCGACGCTCCCGCCCTGTGCAGGCACACCCCCCGCCACCGGCCCGGCTCCCTCGCCGTTCGCGCGTCGTCGTCGCCGCCCTGCGCCCACAGCGGGTGCAGCGCCGCGTCCAGCAGGGCGGGGTGCAGGCCGAACGCCGCGGCCTGCGCGCGATGCTCCTCGGGA belongs to Streptomyces sp. NBC_01454 and includes:
- a CDS encoding cold-shock protein, with the protein product MATGTVVRFDEVRGYGFIAPDAGGEDVFVHANDLRDDKHLFGSGLRVEYTTEVGERGLKASDVKLLGPVRAAAVRRPAPVAGGPEGQGSAESEADLLCDVLSHAEFRNELTEALLEAAPSLTAAQLVQVRKRVMELVAAHNWTEA
- a CDS encoding ketoacyl-ACP synthase III family protein: MKVDDVYIDSLGVFLPEWLSVEQAVADGILDPEIPKTNGLTGTYAAGDIPAMDMAVSAARTALERSKTDVDAIDGLIHSAVNYQGPVGSYPPGYIMRELGIGKATAQYLRQGCNGMLGSLEVAIGQMTGAAEAEAILLTSGENFTAPGADRWNDGFGQSHFFSDGGMAVLLNADEGFAQVRSLSSGVLSPLEKWHRGNGPLLEPGSPEETQSMPERAQHFNETEMPLSEALEKITHFNMDVIHESLVDAELNASDLAKVVMINMDGRMLEWGTMMPLGLPMERSSFDFGRSVGHVGGADVFISLEHLVRTGEVGTGDNVLLFSQAPGWLCTASVVTVLNPPPWAV
- a CDS encoding type I polyketide synthase, whose translation is MSATMRTELMRPPDEPHDAGAAPAVGAAATEHPLLGATVELPDSEAVLFTGRLSAPTHDWLAHHRVAERTVVPGSALVELAVRAGDEVGCGLLEELSLEAPLVLPEQGAVQLRVMVGAPDVTGRRPVTVHARRDDGGTGRPWTCHATGTVAASGPAPSWRLDVWPPAESTAVETTELYPALAAAGHEYGPAFQGVRGVWRRGDDLFAEIALPEEHRAQAAAFGLHPALLDAALHPLWAQGGDDDARTAREPGRWRGVCLHRAGASVLRVRITWAPSGECTVVAADATGRPVLTVEHLEPRAVSPHAFRGAGAAQQDSLFRVEWTDAPSASVAVDVPTSWAVVGDDPLRARSGLMRAGQYAERYPTLEALAKEIDGGASVPDVVVVTASTETGGVDTADTVHRLTRQALSWAQEWLRTPAFTAATLLVLTRDAVAAWDETTAPDLAAAAVWGLIASAQTEAPGRFRLVDTDASKAAWRTLLTVAGSDESQLALRKGASRVPRLVRRAAPAERAPLFAGRRGTVLLTGGTGLLGAALARHLITEHGVHDLLLTSRRGPDAPGAAELCAELTALGAQVTLAACDVADRGAVDLLLATLPDDRPLTAVVHAAGVADNGIVLSLTPGRLEAVLRPKVDAALVLHEATKGLDLSAFLVFSSIAGVLGGAGQGNYAAANVFLDAFARHRRAQGAPALSIAWGLWAGRDVPAPGSARLPVQPLPMAEGLELFDAVRGLDEGHVVAARLDGAEIRAQAAAGGLPPLLRALVRRPARPVAQDEPAEASALRHRLATMTDAERDETLLELVRRHVAAGLGQAAAEEIGPDHAFRDLGFDSLTALTVRNALNEATQLALPPAVVFDFASPQALAQHLKTELLAC